In Oleiharenicola lentus, the following are encoded in one genomic region:
- the flgC gene encoding flagellar basal body rod protein FlgC has product MNLISGVDITSGALTAQKIRLDIVAQNIANAQTTRTPEGGPYKRKIVSFENELVKRAGGSPLQTISVSSISADKAPGQAVYNPQHPDAGPDGTVQMPNVNLAFEMVDLITASRAYEANLSVVKNSRTLAMKTLEIGK; this is encoded by the coding sequence ATGAACCTCATCTCCGGCGTAGATATCACCTCCGGCGCGCTGACCGCCCAGAAGATCCGCCTCGACATCGTCGCGCAGAACATCGCCAACGCCCAGACCACACGCACGCCCGAGGGCGGCCCCTACAAGCGCAAGATCGTCTCCTTCGAGAACGAGCTCGTGAAGCGCGCGGGCGGCTCCCCGCTCCAGACCATCTCCGTTTCAAGCATCTCCGCCGACAAGGCGCCCGGCCAGGCGGTTTACAACCCGCAGCATCCCGACGCCGGTCCCGACGGCACCGTCCAGATGCCCAATGTGAACCTCGCCTTCGAGATGGTGGACCTGATCACCGCCTCCCGCGCCTACGAGGCGAATCTCTCCGTCGTGAAAAACTCGCGCACGCTCGCGATGAAGACCTTGGAAATCGGCAAGTAA
- the flgB gene encoding flagellar basal body rod protein FlgB, with translation MIDPIFQSENYQVARKLLDAAALRQEAIASNIANSETPGYRRLEVSADFAEQLKSRVRAGDLMAVKDTLKPTLAQDPFARSVRPDGNSVEIEKELLAMNKNAVEYEYLTEIVSGNIKQLKMAITGRVA, from the coding sequence ATGATCGATCCCATCTTCCAGTCCGAGAACTATCAGGTGGCTAGGAAGCTTCTCGACGCGGCGGCGCTGCGCCAGGAGGCCATCGCCTCCAACATCGCCAACTCCGAGACCCCGGGATATCGACGCCTTGAGGTGTCGGCCGATTTCGCCGAGCAGCTCAAGTCCCGCGTCCGGGCCGGTGACCTGATGGCCGTGAAGGATACGCTCAAGCCCACGCTCGCGCAGGATCCTTTCGCCCGTTCCGTGCGGCCCGACGGCAACTCCGTGGAGATCGAGAAGGAGCTCCTCGCGATGAACAAGAACGCCGTCGAATACGAATATCTGACCGAGATCGTCTCGGGCAACATCAAGCAGCTCAAGATGGCCATCACCGGCCGCGTCGCCTGA
- a CDS encoding CheR family methyltransferase, giving the protein MRESEFEFIRNLVYQRSRICLDAGKREMVSARLGKRLRATNLTSVTDYCRLLQSPQAGEELAHLIDTISTNHTFFFRENAHFDFVRDRIVPEMRQRQRTERWPRFLAWSAACSSGEEPYSLAITLQEALGTEWDWHIQCTDISHRILDQAGKAIYRTDIIERMPAATVKKYFQKGVGPQEGNYRVRAELRQRLSFHQLNLLDRESPLPDLFHVIFCRNVMIYFDRQTQEELVRRLAKKLIPGGYLLVGHSESLTGINHSLELVRPATYRRPPAS; this is encoded by the coding sequence ATGAGGGAAAGTGAGTTCGAGTTCATCCGCAATCTGGTCTATCAACGCAGCCGCATCTGTCTCGACGCCGGCAAACGCGAGATGGTCTCGGCGCGCCTGGGCAAACGCCTGCGCGCCACCAACCTCACCTCGGTGACGGACTACTGCCGCCTGCTGCAATCGCCGCAGGCCGGCGAGGAGCTGGCGCACCTGATCGACACGATCTCGACCAACCACACGTTCTTCTTCCGCGAGAACGCACACTTCGATTTCGTCCGCGACCGCATCGTGCCCGAGATGCGCCAACGCCAGCGCACCGAGCGCTGGCCGCGTTTTCTCGCGTGGAGCGCCGCCTGTTCCTCCGGCGAAGAGCCCTACTCGCTCGCCATCACGCTCCAGGAGGCGCTCGGCACCGAATGGGACTGGCACATCCAGTGCACCGACATCTCGCACCGCATTCTCGACCAGGCCGGCAAGGCCATCTACCGCACCGACATCATCGAGCGGATGCCGGCCGCCACGGTGAAGAAATATTTCCAGAAGGGCGTGGGCCCCCAGGAGGGCAACTACCGCGTGCGCGCCGAACTGCGCCAGCGCCTCTCTTTCCACCAGCTCAACCTGCTCGACCGCGAGTCCCCCCTGCCCGATCTCTTCCACGTCATCTTCTGCCGCAACGTCATGATCTACTTCGACCGGCAGACACAGGAGGAACTCGTGCGCCGGCTCGCCAAGAAGCTGATCCCCGGCGGCTACCTGCTCGTCGGTCACTCCGAGAGCCTCACCGGCATCAACCACTCGCTCGAACTCGTCCGTCCCGCCACCTACCGCCGGCCGCCGGCCTCCTGA